One window from the genome of Cyclobacterium amurskyense encodes:
- a CDS encoding DinB family protein, with translation MKAFIYIQLVIMVLIMGSNSLKAQTYFLDQFPDVWQRNMDYSRALAEAMPANLYDYRPTPEAMSFGDQLLHIASNISYLTAIVNGEKRSFYEKEDRSSLDKDSIIEILDEANKYVLELIKKTEQSQLDEEIVFANENMTKENIFYLLRGHQTHHRGQALVYLRLNGIATPAYVGW, from the coding sequence ATGAAAGCATTTATATATATTCAATTAGTGATAATGGTTTTGATCATGGGAAGTAATAGTTTAAAGGCTCAAACGTATTTTTTGGATCAATTTCCGGATGTTTGGCAACGTAATATGGACTATTCCCGAGCATTGGCCGAGGCCATGCCTGCCAATTTATACGATTATCGACCAACTCCTGAAGCCATGTCCTTTGGGGATCAGCTTTTACATATAGCAAGTAATATCAGTTACCTTACTGCAATCGTCAATGGTGAGAAAAGGTCTTTTTATGAAAAGGAAGACAGATCCTCTTTGGACAAGGATTCAATAATAGAGATTCTTGACGAAGCCAACAAATACGTGCTAGAATTGATCAAAAAAACAGAGCAGAGTCAATTAGATGAAGAAATTGTCTTTGCTAATGAAAATATGACCAAGGAAAACATTTTTTATTTGCTCCGAGGACATCAAACACACCACCGTGGCCAGGCTCTAGTCTACCTTCGTTTAAATGGAATAGCGACACCTGCATATGTGGGCTGGTAA
- a CDS encoding rhodanese-like domain-containing protein: MKAFYILSLFFVSSAFIGQVSYAQSLPYKALLGSTYDKNFPLVYPDQKELINGAILLDTREKNEFNVSHLKGAQWVGFETFDISSVKDIPKDQPIVVYCSIGARSQEIGKKLKQSGYSEVYNLYGGIFHWVNESNPVYHLDTLPTNKVHTFNKMWGVWLNKGEKVH, from the coding sequence ATGAAAGCCTTTTATATACTTTCCTTATTTTTTGTCAGTTCTGCCTTTATAGGCCAGGTAAGTTACGCACAAAGCCTGCCCTATAAAGCTCTTTTAGGCAGTACTTATGACAAAAATTTCCCTTTGGTCTATCCCGATCAAAAAGAATTGATCAATGGTGCTATTCTGTTGGATACCCGTGAGAAAAATGAATTCAATGTAAGTCATTTAAAAGGAGCTCAATGGGTAGGTTTTGAAACTTTTGACATTTCCAGCGTAAAAGATATCCCCAAAGATCAACCCATAGTCGTTTACTGCTCTATAGGTGCAAGAAGTCAGGAGATCGGCAAGAAATTGAAACAAAGTGGCTACAGTGAAGTTTATAATCTCTATGGAGGAATTTTCCATTGGGTAAATGAAAGCAACCCCGTATACCATTTAGACACCCTACCTACCAATAAAGTCCACACTTTTAATAAAATGTGGGGAGTCTGGTTAAATAAAGGTGAAAAAGTACATTAG
- a CDS encoding haloacid dehalogenase type II: MPTSPQLLIFDVNETLLDTKAVTTAINKEIGNDEAADKWFQSLLHYSLVETVTGDFADFSKIADACLEMTANNYGKDLTPKTRETILSEFKKLSPHTDVSEGLQRLKNAGFILVALSNGTLEAVNEQLKSAGISQLFDRIFSIQSVGKFKPHPSTYAYVLDKMEISSDKAVMIAAHPWDLVGAARAGLQTAFIKRSGKSNYPLSPQNEFVAEDLIQFSDQLIH; encoded by the coding sequence ATGCCTACCTCACCACAATTATTAATATTTGATGTAAATGAAACCCTGCTGGATACAAAAGCAGTAACAACCGCCATCAATAAAGAAATAGGAAATGATGAAGCTGCCGACAAATGGTTTCAGTCTTTATTACATTATTCATTGGTAGAAACTGTAACAGGTGATTTTGCTGATTTCTCTAAGATTGCCGACGCATGTTTGGAAATGACTGCGAATAATTATGGCAAAGATCTTACTCCGAAAACACGAGAAACAATTTTAAGTGAGTTCAAAAAGCTTTCACCACATACAGATGTCTCCGAAGGCCTCCAACGCCTAAAAAATGCAGGTTTTATTTTAGTAGCACTTAGCAATGGAACCTTAGAAGCTGTAAACGAGCAACTCAAATCGGCTGGAATAAGTCAATTATTTGATCGGATTTTTAGTATTCAAAGTGTAGGGAAATTTAAACCTCACCCTTCCACTTATGCTTATGTTCTAGATAAAATGGAGATTTCATCAGATAAAGCGGTAATGATCGCGGCACACCCATGGGACTTAGTAGGTGCTGCCAGAGCTGGATTACAAACAGCTTTTATCAAGAGATCAGGAAAATCAAATTATCCACTTTCTCCACAAAATGAATTTGTCGCAGAAGATTTAATTCAGTTTTCTGATCAACTCATTCACTAA
- a CDS encoding DUF547 domain-containing protein, whose product MIKLFIYFGIFLINLSCGESNLGLAGTNPPSHTSFNTLLKKHVSDQGKVDYKGFIADEEKLDAYLQLLSTNAPDRNTWSEAEQLAYWINAYNAFTIKLILNHYPVKSIKDIGPKLTIPLVNTVWHLEFFEIGGKPASLDEIEHKILRKEFDEPRIHFAINCASISCPRLWNHAYSAKNLNAELEQAARTFINDPQFNKTTGSQVEISSLFSWFSSDFTKNGSLEDFINQYATNPIKKGGKISFKDYNWALNE is encoded by the coding sequence ATGATAAAGCTATTTATTTATTTCGGCATTTTTTTGATAAATCTTTCCTGCGGAGAATCCAACTTGGGACTTGCAGGAACCAATCCACCTAGCCATACTTCATTTAATACACTCCTTAAAAAACACGTATCAGATCAAGGAAAGGTAGATTATAAAGGATTTATCGCTGATGAGGAAAAATTGGATGCCTATTTACAACTACTAAGCACCAATGCCCCAGATAGAAACACATGGTCTGAGGCAGAACAACTTGCTTATTGGATCAATGCTTACAATGCTTTTACCATAAAATTGATTCTCAATCACTATCCAGTCAAAAGCATTAAGGATATTGGGCCAAAATTAACCATTCCACTTGTTAACACTGTCTGGCATTTGGAGTTCTTCGAAATTGGGGGAAAGCCTGCTAGTCTGGATGAAATAGAGCACAAAATACTGAGGAAAGAATTTGATGAGCCAAGGATTCATTTTGCAATCAATTGCGCTTCGATTTCCTGCCCGAGATTATGGAACCATGCCTATTCGGCTAAAAATTTAAATGCTGAATTGGAACAGGCAGCCCGAACATTTATCAACGACCCTCAATTTAATAAAACCACAGGTTCACAAGTAGAGATATCAAGCTTATTTTCTTGGTTTTCTTCTGACTTCACAAAAAATGGTAGTTTGGAAGATTTTATCAATCAATACGCTACAAATCCCATAAAGAAAGGTGGAAAAATCAGCTTCAAAGACTACAACTGGGCCTTAAACGAATAA
- a CDS encoding DinB family protein translates to MQAECKQNLNQLSLLLESLSPQQYNYKSELLSGSSIGQHIRHIIEFYTCLSESFYLQLTQINYDKRERDKSIEQDAQKAILTINKLIDFLNEERVVGKADLVANFSLEDDHDCIIPSSYRRELAYCLEHSIHHQALIKISLLDQGLVHLVDDNFGVAPSTTKACQTKEVR, encoded by the coding sequence ATGCAAGCTGAATGTAAACAGAATCTAAATCAACTTTCCTTACTATTGGAAAGTTTGTCCCCGCAGCAATACAACTATAAATCTGAGTTGTTATCAGGATCTTCTATAGGCCAACATATTCGTCATATCATTGAGTTTTATACTTGCCTTAGTGAGTCTTTTTACCTACAACTTACTCAGATTAATTACGACAAAAGAGAGCGAGATAAGTCAATAGAGCAAGATGCCCAAAAGGCAATTCTTACCATTAATAAATTGATCGATTTTTTGAATGAAGAAAGGGTTGTAGGTAAAGCAGACCTGGTAGCTAACTTTTCCCTAGAGGATGACCATGATTGCATTATCCCATCATCTTACCGGAGAGAACTTGCTTATTGCCTTGAGCATAGCATTCATCACCAGGCATTGATAAAAATTTCTTTGTTAGACCAGGGTTTAGTTCATCTAGTGGATGATAATTTCGGTGTAGCCCCATCTACTACAAAAGCTTGCCAAACGAAGGAAGTTAGATAG
- a CDS encoding ATP-grasp domain-containing protein — protein MSYKSNFFIKLTHWEYWPTWLVYSPVVFYFFLLSLRARSPFFFTLANPDMEMGGLYNCSKYRQLKKLPENLIPKTVFLQSGASLDTALKALETQNIDFPIIAKPDRGERGTAVKLIRDGSQLGLYLQESKSDVLLQEFIQSSFEAGVFYYRLPSENSGKIPSIVLKDFLTVIGDGKSNLKDLVNEIPRGRLVSKGLFKDGRLNPEEVLAFGEEKLLEPIGNHNRGTKFLDGSHLANPELIRFFDKTSHQLGTFFYGRVDLKAPSMEDFIQGKGIKILEINGVNAEPAHIYDPNAKLFDGIKTLLKHWGIIYQISRENKHLASSTGSIKEALDHYNRWRKIKKIA, from the coding sequence ATGAGCTATAAGAGTAACTTCTTCATCAAATTGACCCACTGGGAATATTGGCCAACTTGGTTGGTCTATTCGCCTGTTGTATTTTATTTTTTCCTACTTTCTTTAAGGGCAAGGTCGCCCTTTTTTTTCACCCTTGCCAATCCCGATATGGAGATGGGAGGGCTTTACAATTGTAGCAAATACCGTCAACTTAAAAAATTACCGGAAAATTTAATACCCAAAACAGTATTTCTTCAATCCGGTGCTTCATTGGATACAGCCCTTAAAGCACTGGAAACACAAAACATTGATTTTCCCATTATAGCAAAGCCTGACAGAGGGGAGAGAGGTACAGCGGTCAAGTTAATAAGAGATGGTTCACAACTTGGCCTTTACCTGCAGGAAAGTAAGTCAGATGTGCTCTTACAGGAGTTTATTCAAAGTTCTTTTGAAGCTGGGGTGTTTTATTATAGGCTGCCAAGTGAAAATTCAGGAAAAATTCCCTCCATTGTACTGAAGGATTTTTTGACGGTAATTGGAGACGGTAAATCTAACCTTAAAGACTTGGTAAATGAAATTCCAAGAGGTCGACTGGTTAGTAAAGGATTGTTCAAAGATGGACGTTTGAATCCGGAAGAAGTATTGGCTTTTGGTGAAGAAAAGCTACTTGAACCTATAGGGAACCATAATAGAGGAACGAAATTTCTAGATGGATCACACCTTGCTAACCCTGAACTGATTCGGTTTTTTGACAAAACCAGTCACCAATTGGGTACCTTTTTCTATGGGAGGGTGGACTTGAAAGCACCTTCAATGGAGGATTTTATTCAGGGGAAAGGGATAAAAATATTGGAAATCAATGGTGTCAATGCGGAGCCTGCTCATATTTATGATCCCAACGCCAAGTTATTTGATGGGATTAAAACGCTTTTGAAACATTGGGGTATTATCTATCAAATCAGCAGGGAAAATAAGCATCTAGCCTCATCTACTGGTTCAATAAAAGAAGCCTTGGACCATTACAATAGATGGAGAAAAATAAAAAAGATTGCCTGA